The genome window AGCAAAATATAGCATCACTCAATCCGGATCAAGGTTATGCCATGCTGATTACTAGTGAAGGACAGATCGCTGCGCACGGCTCCAAACCGGAACTGGCTAATGCAGACGCCGTCATTCCAGCTGATATGAAGACGGTCATTCAGCGTATACAGTCCGGCGAGTCTCAGTTTTATGCCACTGATCCCGAAGTAGGGGAAGAGCTGTTTATTGCTGAACCTGCCAGGTTACAAGGAACAGATTCGAACTGGTATCTTGTATCAGCACTGCCAAAGAGCCACATTCTTCAACCCTTCTATGACAGCTTGAACTGGTCCATACTGATTGCCGCACTGGCTGTACTTCTGCTTGCAGGTGTGGTTACCTACACCATCATCTCCATTGTTAGACAATTAAATCAAGTTAATATCGTCGCTGGGCAGCTGGCTGGCGGAGACTTGACACAAAAGTTACCTGTCCGATCCAAAGATGAATTTGGCGTCATGGCAGGTCATATGAATCAGATGATGGATACCCTGCGACATACCATATCGGTTATATCCGAACATGCTCTATCTGTAGGCTCAACTTCTCAACAGTTGACCGCAGGTGCCGAAGAAACAGGTAAAGCCGCCGAACTGATTGCCTTAACAGGAGTCGAACTTGCAGATAAAGCAGGTAAACAGGTGCAGGAGCTGCAAGAGTCCTCCCGTTCCATGAATGAAATATCTGTCGGGATCGGAAGAATAGCAAAGGCCGCCTCCGATGTATCCGATTCATCGCGAACGGTGGCCGAACGAACAACCGTCGGAAGTGATAAGATTCAGTCCGCCATGCGCATGGTCGATAGTGCCACTTCATCTGTGCAGACATCGATGACCGCACTGGAGAATTTCCGCCAACGTTCCGAAGAGATTGGCCATATTACAGGCATGATCACGGAAGTTAGCCGTCAAACCAACCTACTCGCACTTAATGCTTCCATTGAAGCATCACGAGCAGGGGAACACGGACGCGGGTTTGGCGTTGTTGCTTCCGAGATTCGTAATCTGGCTGAACAATCCAGATTATCAGCAGCGCAGATTGCAGCGTTAATTCATAGCGTTCAGCAAGAGGTCCTTTCTCTCGTTGAAAATATGGAACATGGAAATTCCGAAGTTATTCATATTGCGGACGTGATTAATGAGAGTGGTGAGCTCTTCCTCTCCATCTCATCACAGATTTCAGATGTTAATGTGCAGATCGAGCATGTCTCAGCCATTGCACAGCAGATGTCAGCTGGATCACAGCAGGTTGATGCCACGTTGGAACAACTCAAAACCATCGGTCATGAAACAGCAGATCATGCAACTCGTGTTGCTTCTGCCTCTGAAGAACAACTCGCATCCATGGAAGAGATTACGGCGGCATCTGCCTCTCTGGCTAATCTTACCCAGGAACTCTTAGAACTGATTCAACGTTTCAAAACCTGATGTAAAAGACCTCCAATACGACACATCATTCAGGCCACCCTATGCACCTCAGCATGGAGGTGGCCTGCTTATATTTTGGCTTACAACTCATGAAATGTGCATCAATATCGCATGATATATAGCATAATGCATGGCAGAATGGCAAATTTCGACCATTACTTGTATTTCTCAGGCATGCAAACCCGCCTTTTTATGCTATAATAAGTGCTGTTAAAAGGAGGAAGACACTGAATGGTTGATGTTAATAAGAAAAAGCCCGATGAACAGCCTGTACGCAAGCGCAGCTTTGCCCGCAGACTGGGAAGTTTCGTCAAATGGATGGTTGTCCTTGGATTTATGGGGGTACTATTTGTAGGCGGTGCTTTGATGGGATACGTCAGTTCCATTGTGAAAGACGAGCCTGTCCGTTCAAGGGCCCTGATTGAACAAAAAGTCAGCGAAAACTCCATCACAGGCTTTGCTTACTTTGCCGACGGCAGTCCGATCGGTCAATTACGTACGGAAGAAGACAGGCGTCCGGTCACTACGGACCAGATCCCACAAAAGGTTATTGATGCAGTCATTGCGATTGAAGACAATCATTTTTACGAACATAAAGGTGTAGACATGAGCGGAACACTACGTGCCGTGAAGCAAAAAGTGCTGAAAGAATCAGTACAAACCGGTGGTAGTACACTGACTCAGCAATTGGCGCGTCGTGTATTTTTGAATCTGGATCGCACGGAAGATCGAAAAGTGAAAGAAATCTTGCTCTCACTTCGACTCGAACGTTTCCTGACCAAAGACGAGATCATGACAGCCTATCTGAACAAAGTTCCTTTTGGTAATGGTTCCAGCGGATACAACGTTTATGGAATCAAAGCGGCCGCCAAAGGATTGTTTAATATTAACGATCTAGAAAAAATCAACATTGCTCAAGCTGCTTATCTTGCTGGATTGCCACAACTCCCCTCCTCTTACTCCGCTTTTAACGGTAAAGGTGATTTTGTAGAGGAAAATTTTGACCGCGCAATCAATCGTCAGCATCTGGTATTACGTCGTATGCTTGAACTGGGCAAGATCAATCAGTCCGAGTATGACGAAGCTCTTGCTTTTGATATCAAAAGTTCACTCGCTCCGAAGACCATCAAGGCTTACAATACTTATCCATATCTTATGATGGAAACGGAACGACAAGCTGCACAGATTTTGATGAAACAATTAAATTCCGACACAGCTGAATCTACAGACAAAGGTACGGATGCCGACACACCTCAGAAGGAAAGCAGTGCATTATTAGAGGAAGCTCAGACGCAACTGCGGACAGGTGGATATCGTATCTACACGACCATCAACAAAAGTATCTACAAAACGATGCGTACCATTGCGGAAGATGACAGCAACTTCTCAGCAGATGATCCTGTCAAAGGAAAAGAACAAACTGCTGCCATGCTGATTAATCACAAAACAGGTGCTATTCTCGGCATGATTGAAGGACGGGATTTCCAGGATGAACAGATGAACTACGCAACGCAGATGATACGTCAGCCAGGTTCAACGATGAAACCAATAGCCGCTTATCTTCCTGCGTTAGATGAAGGTCTTGTTCAGCCAGCTTCAATTATTGATGACTCACCGATCATACTGAAAAGCGGTCCGAGCGGGTACCACATTGCAAAGAACGCTAACAACCGGTACCAAGGACTTGTTACGGCCCGCAGAGCACTGAATTACTCACTTAATATACCGGCTTTGAAATTGTTCAATGAAGAAGTCGGAATCGACAAAGCGTGGGCTTTCGCCAAGAAATTAGGAATCACCACGATTCAGAAGGAAGACTATCAGGCTCAGACTGGTGTTCTCGGAGGTCTCCAATACGGTGTAACCGTTGAAGAGCTGACCAGTGCCTATGGTGCCATCGCCAATAATGGTGTATATAATGATTCCTACATGATTAGCAAAATTGTAGATTCCAAAGGCAACATCGTCTACAAACACGATACGGAACCAGTTCAGGCCTTCTCGGAGCAGACAGCATACCTGATGACCGATATGCTGCGGACTGTTATTA of Paenibacillus sp. FSL R5-0517 contains these proteins:
- a CDS encoding transglycosylase domain-containing protein — its product is MVDVNKKKPDEQPVRKRSFARRLGSFVKWMVVLGFMGVLFVGGALMGYVSSIVKDEPVRSRALIEQKVSENSITGFAYFADGSPIGQLRTEEDRRPVTTDQIPQKVIDAVIAIEDNHFYEHKGVDMSGTLRAVKQKVLKESVQTGGSTLTQQLARRVFLNLDRTEDRKVKEILLSLRLERFLTKDEIMTAYLNKVPFGNGSSGYNVYGIKAAAKGLFNINDLEKINIAQAAYLAGLPQLPSSYSAFNGKGDFVEENFDRAINRQHLVLRRMLELGKINQSEYDEALAFDIKSSLAPKTIKAYNTYPYLMMETERQAAQILMKQLNSDTAESTDKGTDADTPQKESSALLEEAQTQLRTGGYRIYTTINKSIYKTMRTIAEDDSNFSADDPVKGKEQTAAMLINHKTGAILGMIEGRDFQDEQMNYATQMIRQPGSTMKPIAAYLPALDEGLVQPASIIDDSPIILKSGPSGYHIAKNANNRYQGLVTARRALNYSLNIPALKLFNEEVGIDKAWAFAKKLGITTIQKEDYQAQTGVLGGLQYGVTVEELTSAYGAIANNGVYNDSYMISKIVDSKGNIVYKHDTEPVQAFSEQTAYLMTDMLRTVITEGTADKVRENYKYSKSVPIVGKTGSTQNYADVWFEGYTPDVTLGVWVGYKQPVNTLESKSQRKRAQQLWSKILNEVIDTQKDLFVTDSFKKPSGIETRTVSAYSGKLPTSMTDKFVTDIFNSKFVPKDSDDGVAKAKYITYNGVNYIPRDGTPSDMLKEKTVIKRKKPISDLIKELQNAFSRMSRHESLAYYLPEDADADMPTQIDPRTDNGKTPDAPGNVRISTSGDTAVITFNGTPENDVVGYRLYRSVNGGGFQNQGQVVLTGESRSFSAYAAQGGNFAFYVTAVDVAGRESSPSATVNSAGSVAPPVEEEINEPIEVPGTIVTPGETQTDNTTTTAPGTPGQVSVSALSQGLRIQWASTPNADSYTVFYSETGSAYTKIGTTAGNTMDYGVPASTSGWFKVSASNSAGESEPSAAVHFQP
- a CDS encoding methyl-accepting chemotaxis protein is translated as MNFFRNRKLAVKLGLLLGIVLLCCIGALIAFNTKSIYDKSLQYGETVAGQAANRATNEFMTDMNQVKNTLDTMSITLLDAAKNGSLNREEVVRLLEQYLKKDEKVFGFYTGWEPNAFDGNDASHVNKNDYDDATGRFVPYAIRDGNSLHFEPLTTYEGNSETSTYYQLPKKTKSIYWSEPVTYTVGGKETLLVSIVLPLLDENNTFLGIVGADFTIDRFQQNIASLNPDQGYAMLITSEGQIAAHGSKPELANADAVIPADMKTVIQRIQSGESQFYATDPEVGEELFIAEPARLQGTDSNWYLVSALPKSHILQPFYDSLNWSILIAALAVLLLAGVVTYTIISIVRQLNQVNIVAGQLAGGDLTQKLPVRSKDEFGVMAGHMNQMMDTLRHTISVISEHALSVGSTSQQLTAGAEETGKAAELIALTGVELADKAGKQVQELQESSRSMNEISVGIGRIAKAASDVSDSSRTVAERTTVGSDKIQSAMRMVDSATSSVQTSMTALENFRQRSEEIGHITGMITEVSRQTNLLALNASIEASRAGEHGRGFGVVASEIRNLAEQSRLSAAQIAALIHSVQQEVLSLVENMEHGNSEVIHIADVINESGELFLSISSQISDVNVQIEHVSAIAQQMSAGSQQVDATLEQLKTIGHETADHATRVASASEEQLASMEEITAASASLANLTQELLELIQRFKT